The following are encoded together in the Cyanobacterium aponinum PCC 10605 genome:
- a CDS encoding acyl-CoA desaturase, whose protein sequence is MTATTTTEKLAPAWSVIIYMTSIHLIALLAFLPSNFSWGAVGITAFLYWLTACIGVTLGYHRLVSHRSFETPKWLEYFLVFCGTLACEGGPISWVGLHRIHHKYSDHEGDPHDSNKGFWWSHMGWMFVKNPANNDVPKYTKDIQNDPFYVFCEKYFIPIQVVLGLLLFWWGGWSFVVWGIFLRLVLVFHVTWFVNSATHKFGYKSHESNDHSRNCWWVALLTFGEGWHNNHHAFQYSARHGLQWWEIDLTWMTIKLLAFFGLAKNIKLAPVKN, encoded by the coding sequence ATGACAGCAACAACAACAACCGAAAAACTTGCTCCAGCATGGAGTGTCATCATTTATATGACAAGTATCCACTTAATAGCTTTATTAGCTTTTTTACCCAGCAATTTTAGTTGGGGAGCAGTGGGAATAACAGCTTTTCTCTATTGGCTGACAGCCTGTATAGGAGTTACTTTAGGCTATCATCGTCTAGTTTCTCACCGCAGTTTTGAAACTCCCAAATGGCTAGAATATTTTCTTGTTTTTTGTGGTACTTTAGCCTGTGAAGGTGGTCCTATTTCCTGGGTAGGATTACACCGTATCCATCATAAATATTCTGATCATGAGGGTGATCCCCATGACTCCAATAAGGGTTTTTGGTGGAGTCACATGGGATGGATGTTTGTCAAAAATCCTGCGAATAACGATGTCCCTAAATACACCAAGGATATACAAAATGATCCTTTCTATGTTTTCTGCGAAAAGTATTTTATTCCTATTCAAGTTGTTTTAGGATTATTGCTCTTTTGGTGGGGAGGATGGTCTTTCGTCGTTTGGGGTATATTTCTTCGTTTAGTTTTAGTTTTCCATGTGACTTGGTTTGTTAATAGCGCTACTCACAAATTTGGTTACAAAAGTCATGAATCAAATGATCACTCTCGTAATTGTTGGTGGGTGGCTTTATTAACTTTTGGTGAAGGTTGGCATAATAATCATCATGCTTTTCAATACTCTGCTCGTCATGGTTTGCAGTGGTGGGAAATTGATTTAACATGGATGACCATTAAGTTGTTAGCATTTTTTGGATTAGCTAAAAATATTAAATTAGCTCCTGTAAAAAATTAG
- a CDS encoding FAD-binding oxidoreductase: MNNNFSVPSLETIKKQLHNQDLEFIEIFDWGQESPWKECIEASELKNGLPRYIIVPNTNKMLSQFLKICCKNKWRILPLGNGSKLHWGNLPSGASVLVSTHKLNKIIEHAQDDLTITVQSGMKIKDLQDFLASFNQFLPIDPIYSQFATVGGVVATANTGSLRQKYGGVRDLILGISFFRSDGEEAKAGGKVVKNVAGYDLMKLFTGSYGNLGIITEVTFRLFPVPSDSITLLLTGGQEKINQLQKKICASALTPTSADLLSESLINGLNLNFSLGLALRFQGIEESVSQQSARVKQWAEDIGLLIHQWDSEKELDLWTRLKDMVFQGANNRGIICKVGILPTKIAELFALTQGSGFVNMGTGVGYVCLPKGIKNHQVRGIRNFCQDNEGYLTVLESGASTIKQEIEPWGYVGNGLEMMKKIKSNFDPFNIFVDRL, from the coding sequence ATGAATAATAACTTTTCCGTCCCTTCTTTAGAAACAATCAAAAAACAACTCCATAATCAAGACTTAGAATTCATCGAAATCTTTGATTGGGGGCAAGAATCTCCTTGGAAAGAGTGTATTGAGGCATCTGAATTAAAAAATGGTCTTCCTCGCTACATAATTGTCCCGAATACTAACAAAATGCTATCACAGTTTTTAAAGATTTGTTGCAAAAATAAGTGGCGGATATTACCCCTTGGCAATGGCTCAAAATTACATTGGGGAAACTTACCTTCTGGGGCGAGTGTTTTAGTTAGTACGCATAAACTAAATAAAATTATTGAACACGCTCAAGATGATTTAACTATTACGGTTCAATCTGGAATGAAAATCAAAGATTTACAGGATTTTTTAGCTTCTTTTAATCAGTTTTTACCAATAGACCCTATTTATTCTCAATTTGCCACGGTTGGAGGGGTTGTTGCTACTGCTAATACTGGTAGTTTAAGACAAAAATATGGAGGAGTTAGAGATTTAATTTTAGGGATTTCTTTTTTTAGAAGTGACGGAGAGGAAGCAAAAGCAGGGGGAAAAGTGGTCAAAAATGTAGCTGGTTACGATCTAATGAAGTTATTTACGGGTTCTTATGGTAATTTGGGTATTATTACGGAAGTTACTTTTCGTTTATTTCCAGTTCCTTCTGATTCCATAACTTTGCTTTTGACGGGAGGTCAAGAAAAAATTAATCAGTTACAAAAAAAGATTTGTGCTTCTGCTTTAACTCCTACATCGGCGGATTTATTATCTGAATCCTTGATCAATGGTTTAAATTTAAATTTTTCTTTGGGATTGGCGTTGCGTTTTCAGGGTATAGAAGAGAGCGTTTCACAACAGAGTGCAAGAGTAAAACAGTGGGCGGAAGATATTGGTTTATTGATCCATCAATGGGATTCAGAAAAAGAGTTAGACTTATGGACTCGTTTAAAGGATATGGTATTCCAAGGTGCTAATAACAGAGGAATTATTTGTAAGGTTGGCATTTTGCCCACTAAAATAGCGGAATTGTTTGCCTTAACTCAAGGTTCTGGTTTTGTTAATATGGGTACTGGTGTCGGTTATGTTTGTTTGCCAAAAGGGATAAAAAATCATCAAGTTAGAGGTATCAGAAATTTTTGTCAGGATAATGAGGGTTATTTAACAGTTCTTGAATCTGGGGCTTCTACCATTAAACAAGAAATTGAACCATGGGGCTATGTTGGTAATGGATTGGAGATGATGAAAAAAATCAAGTCAAATTTTGACCCTTTTAATATTTTTGTTGATAGATTATAG
- a CDS encoding transglutaminase domain-containing protein, with protein sequence MTTLVFIMTTEREYREWHKQRNKQVKRRQRKKSNFGFFVFLIIAISLGVTIKSNPQIIDYLQNQLESPNLSSFFNAFRFRVNSLKSLTEEFITEIDEPVVITENYQLLEKRNFSDIDRKAKSIKYTGNSVEELSQILSKYAKTEADKARIIYTWITYNISYDVGALNDLFNNNIYPDVRTEIVLNTRSTICSGYANLYQQLAKKMGLKSVIILGYAKGENYIVGLDNNVNHAWNAVKIDSNWYLIDTTWGSGTVTNNGFNAQFNPFYFATNPREFIYTHFPENDKWQLLNPIMSRSEFDSLANVSPTLFEYDIQLLSHPNVNISTDENNVNIALKVPKNVIAIASLKSKEKQLQDNYTFVQKQGENILINASFPEKGEYKLDIFAKPKDETNSYPLVVSYNILASGNGNQFPKTFQHFNEYNGYLETPLNNSLNPNQNTYFKLKIDQALEVKAVNKSTNQWHDLERYGNVFAGNINVGNGDIILYAKFPQDSRYWALLEYGNNSL encoded by the coding sequence ATGACTACTTTAGTTTTTATTATGACTACAGAAAGAGAATATCGAGAATGGCATAAACAAAGAAATAAACAAGTTAAACGCCGTCAAAGAAAAAAAAGTAATTTTGGCTTTTTTGTATTTTTAATCATTGCTATTTCTCTGGGAGTAACGATTAAAAGTAATCCTCAAATAATAGATTATTTACAAAATCAGTTAGAATCACCTAATCTATCCAGTTTTTTTAATGCCTTTCGTTTTCGAGTTAATTCTCTTAAATCTCTCACTGAAGAATTTATTACAGAAATTGATGAGCCAGTGGTTATCACTGAAAATTATCAATTATTAGAAAAAAGAAATTTTAGTGATATTGACAGAAAAGCCAAAAGCATAAAATATACTGGTAATTCTGTGGAAGAATTAAGTCAAATTTTGTCTAAGTATGCCAAAACAGAAGCGGATAAAGCTAGAATTATTTACACTTGGATAACGTATAATATTAGTTACGATGTAGGAGCATTAAACGACTTATTTAATAATAATATTTATCCCGATGTTAGAACCGAAATAGTTTTAAATACTCGCTCAACAATTTGTTCAGGATATGCTAATTTATACCAGCAATTAGCAAAAAAAATGGGCTTAAAATCTGTTATTATTTTAGGATATGCTAAAGGAGAAAATTATATTGTAGGTTTAGATAATAATGTAAATCATGCTTGGAATGCAGTAAAAATAGATAGCAATTGGTACTTAATTGATACAACATGGGGATCTGGAACTGTAACTAATAATGGTTTTAATGCTCAATTTAATCCTTTTTATTTTGCCACAAATCCACGAGAATTTATCTATACTCATTTCCCAGAAAACGATAAATGGCAATTATTAAATCCTATTATGTCTCGTTCTGAATTTGATAGTTTGGCTAATGTTTCTCCTACTTTATTTGAATACGATATTCAATTATTAAGTCATCCTAATGTTAATATTAGTACTGATGAAAATAATGTTAATATTGCCCTCAAAGTTCCTAAAAATGTAATTGCGATCGCATCCTTGAAATCTAAAGAGAAACAACTGCAAGACAATTATACATTCGTTCAAAAACAAGGAGAAAATATACTCATTAACGCCTCATTTCCCGAAAAAGGGGAATATAAATTGGATATATTTGCGAAACCAAAAGATGAGACTAATTCTTATCCTTTAGTAGTCAGCTACAACATATTAGCTTCAGGTAATGGTAATCAATTTCCTAAAACATTCCAACACTTTAACGAATACAATGGCTATTTAGAAACCCCCTTAAATAACAGCTTAAATCCCAACCAAAATACTTATTTTAAGTTAAAAATAGATCAAGCCTTAGAAGTAAAAGCAGTTAACAAATCAACGAATCAATGGCATGATTTAGAACGTTACGGGAATGTTTTTGCTGGAAATATTAACGTAGGCAATGGAGATATTATTCTTTATGCCAAATTTCCTCAAGATTCCCGATACTGGGCTTTATTGGAATATGGAAACAATAGCTTATAA
- the bioD gene encoding dethiobiotin synthase, whose product MQTLLIAGTDTDAGKTIITTAFRAYLQKKKSHLVTALMKLLQTGEIGDEEFYCQYFDDAVIPLRYQAPLAPPLSAKLEGKSIDLNIVRNRLLDLQKSHDFVLVEALGGLGSPITEELIIADIAHDWVLDTILIVPVKLGAIAHTVANVALAKQYNIKLTGIIFNCVQDYTPTQINQWTPKGLIESLTGISVLGYFPYLGDVNSLNLDELANISEPIFSQLI is encoded by the coding sequence ATGCAAACTTTATTGATCGCAGGAACGGATACTGATGCGGGAAAAACCATTATCACCACTGCTTTTAGAGCTTATTTGCAGAAAAAAAAATCTCATTTAGTTACTGCCTTAATGAAGTTGTTGCAAACAGGAGAAATAGGAGATGAAGAATTTTATTGCCAATATTTTGATGATGCTGTTATTCCGTTACGTTATCAAGCCCCCCTTGCTCCTCCTTTGTCTGCTAAGTTGGAGGGTAAATCTATTGATTTAAATATTGTCAGGAATCGTTTACTAGATTTACAAAAAAGCCATGATTTTGTCTTAGTTGAGGCTTTAGGTGGTTTAGGTTCACCAATTACAGAAGAATTAATTATTGCTGATATTGCCCATGACTGGGTATTGGATACTATTTTGATTGTACCTGTAAAATTGGGTGCGATCGCACACACGGTGGCAAATGTAGCTTTAGCGAAACAGTATAATATAAAGTTAACGGGTATTATTTTTAATTGTGTTCAGGATTACACTCCTACGCAAATAAATCAATGGACACCCAAGGGTTTAATTGAGTCTTTAACTGGTATTTCCGTTTTGGGTTATTTTCCTTACTTGGGGGATGTTAATTCTCTGAATTTGGATGAGTTAGCAAATATTAGTGAACCTATTTTTAGTCAATTAATATAG
- a CDS encoding ribose-phosphate pyrophosphokinase: MSHSATLTVSSILPQQVSDNNRLRLFSGSANIGLATEVARYLGMDLGPMIRKRFADGELYIQIQESIRGCDVYLIQPCCHPVNDNLMELLIMIDACRRASARQITAVIPYYSYARADRKTAGRESISAKLVANLVTTAGAHRVLAMDLHSAQIQGYFDIPLDHVYGSPVILDYLNHKNIEDLVVVSPDVGGVARARAFAKKLNDAPLAIIDKRRQAHNVAEVMNVIGDVKGKNAVLVDDMIDTAGTLLEGARLLKKEGANKIYACATHPVFSGPAISRLSSDVFEEVIVTNTIPLPVDSYFPQLKVLSVANLLGETIWRIHEDSSVSIMFR, from the coding sequence GTGAGTCATTCTGCCACCTTAACAGTGAGTTCAATCTTACCACAACAGGTATCGGACAACAACCGTTTACGCCTATTTTCTGGATCAGCCAACATTGGCTTAGCCACTGAAGTAGCCCGTTATTTGGGCATGGATTTAGGTCCGATGATTCGGAAAAGATTTGCTGATGGAGAATTATATATTCAAATTCAAGAATCGATCAGAGGTTGTGATGTTTACTTAATTCAACCCTGTTGCCATCCAGTGAATGATAATCTGATGGAGTTGCTGATTATGATTGATGCTTGTCGTAGAGCATCAGCACGGCAAATTACAGCAGTAATCCCTTATTATTCCTATGCCAGAGCGGATCGTAAAACCGCAGGTAGGGAATCTATTTCAGCTAAATTAGTCGCAAATTTAGTCACCACTGCCGGGGCTCATCGAGTCTTAGCAATGGATTTACATTCCGCCCAAATTCAGGGCTATTTTGACATTCCCTTAGATCACGTTTATGGTTCACCCGTAATTTTAGATTATTTGAATCATAAAAATATTGAGGATTTAGTTGTTGTATCTCCTGATGTTGGGGGGGTAGCTAGAGCGAGAGCTTTTGCAAAAAAATTAAATGATGCCCCTCTTGCCATTATTGATAAACGTCGCCAAGCTCATAATGTAGCTGAAGTGATGAATGTTATCGGTGATGTTAAGGGTAAAAATGCTGTATTAGTCGATGATATGATTGATACTGCTGGAACATTGTTAGAAGGTGCAAGGTTGTTGAAAAAAGAGGGTGCAAACAAAATTTATGCTTGTGCAACTCATCCCGTTTTTTCAGGCCCTGCTATTTCCCGTCTTTCCAGCGATGTCTTCGAGGAAGTAATTGTAACAAATACGATTCCTTTACCAGTAGATAGTTATTTTCCCCAATTAAAAGTGTTATCCGTAGCTAATTTATTGGGTGAAACTATTTGGCGTATTCACGAGGATAGTTCTGTTAGTATTATGTTTCGTTAA
- a CDS encoding aspartate-semialdehyde dehydrogenase, which yields MSNQVRVAILGATGAVGTELINLLIERKFPLKDLKLLASPRSAGKKVTFQDQTLEIEAVDDNSFDDVDIVLASAGGSTSKQWAEKIVAAGAVMIDNSSAFRMNPDVPLVVPEINPNDVHNHKGIIANPNCTTILMGVAIYPLHQIQPIKRVVVSTYQSASGAGARAMEEVKTQSEAILKGENPQPEILPYPLAFNLFPHNSPLMDNGYCEEEMKMVNETRKIFGDDDIRITATCVRVPVLRAHSEAVNIEFAQPFPLNKARDIIAQAPGVKLVEDWQNNYFPMPMDATGKDEVLVGRIRQDLSNPNSIELWLCGDQIRKGAALNAVQIAELLVHDN from the coding sequence TTGTCAAATCAAGTTAGGGTTGCCATTTTAGGAGCAACAGGTGCAGTTGGAACAGAACTAATAAACTTATTAATAGAGCGTAAATTTCCCTTAAAAGACCTAAAATTATTAGCTTCTCCTCGCTCTGCTGGAAAAAAGGTAACTTTTCAAGATCAAACCTTAGAAATTGAAGCTGTTGACGATAATTCTTTTGATGATGTTGATATTGTTTTAGCCTCTGCTGGTGGTTCAACTTCAAAACAATGGGCAGAAAAAATCGTTGCGGCTGGAGCGGTGATGATAGATAACTCTAGTGCTTTCCGCATGAATCCTGACGTGCCTTTAGTTGTACCTGAAATCAATCCTAATGATGTTCACAATCATAAAGGAATCATTGCTAACCCCAACTGTACAACTATTTTGATGGGGGTTGCTATCTATCCCTTACATCAAATTCAACCCATTAAAAGAGTAGTGGTTTCTACTTACCAATCTGCAAGTGGTGCAGGGGCAAGGGCAATGGAGGAAGTAAAAACTCAATCAGAAGCCATTTTAAAAGGGGAAAATCCCCAACCTGAAATTTTACCTTATCCTTTAGCTTTCAATCTATTTCCTCATAATTCACCATTGATGGATAATGGTTATTGTGAAGAAGAAATGAAAATGGTTAATGAAACTCGCAAAATTTTTGGAGATGATGATATTCGTATTACTGCAACTTGTGTGAGAGTACCTGTGTTAAGAGCTCATTCAGAGGCGGTTAATATCGAATTTGCCCAGCCTTTTCCCTTAAATAAAGCCCGTGATATAATTGCCCAAGCGCCCGGGGTGAAATTAGTGGAAGATTGGCAAAATAATTATTTTCCTATGCCAATGGATGCAACAGGAAAGGATGAGGTATTAGTGGGTAGAATTCGTCAGGATTTATCTAACCCTAATAGTATAGAATTGTGGTTATGTGGAGATCAAATTCGCAAGGGTGCGGCTTTAAATGCGGTGCAAATTGCTGAACTATTGGTTCACGATAATTAA
- the dapA gene encoding 4-hydroxy-tetrahydrodipicolinate synthase, with translation MSNYIFGRVLTAMVTPFNGDGSVNYGVAEKLADHLVNNGSDGLVICGTTGESPALESDEKYQLLKVVKNAVGDRAKIVMGTGSNSTQKAITETKKASQIGIDGSLQVVPYYNKPPQEGLYQHFGAIARSCPDVPIMLYNIPGRTGKNLEAETTAQLAQDFDNIVAVKEASADLDQTAKINRIAPPDFLIYSGEDFLTLPMMTVGCVGVVSVASHLVGKQMQMMIQSYEKGDNFQAQKIQKQLYPLFKVLFCNTNPIPVKYALQLQGWDIGGFRLPLCNLPPHQQKEVEEVLNNLELI, from the coding sequence ATGAGTAATTATATTTTTGGTCGAGTTTTAACCGCTATGGTAACACCTTTCAATGGTGATGGTTCAGTGAATTATGGTGTTGCAGAAAAGTTAGCTGACCATTTAGTTAATAATGGTAGTGATGGTTTAGTTATTTGCGGTACAACGGGAGAGTCTCCTGCTTTGGAGAGTGACGAAAAATATCAATTACTAAAAGTTGTTAAAAATGCTGTGGGCGATCGCGCTAAGATTGTTATGGGTACAGGTAGTAACTCCACTCAAAAAGCCATCACAGAAACAAAAAAAGCCTCTCAGATTGGTATAGATGGAAGTTTACAAGTAGTTCCTTACTATAATAAACCCCCCCAAGAAGGATTATATCAACACTTCGGTGCGATCGCACGTTCTTGTCCTGATGTTCCCATAATGTTGTATAATATACCCGGACGTACTGGTAAAAACTTAGAAGCGGAAACTACCGCCCAACTAGCACAAGATTTTGATAATATTGTGGCAGTAAAAGAAGCTAGTGCAGATTTAGATCAAACTGCTAAGATAAATAGAATAGCACCGCCAGATTTTTTAATTTACTCAGGAGAAGATTTTTTAACTCTACCAATGATGACCGTGGGATGTGTAGGAGTCGTCAGCGTCGCTAGTCACCTAGTAGGTAAACAAATGCAAATGATGATTCAATCCTATGAAAAAGGAGATAATTTCCAAGCTCAAAAAATTCAGAAACAACTCTACCCTTTATTTAAAGTTTTATTTTGCAATACTAATCCAATTCCTGTAAAATACGCTCTGCAATTGCAAGGTTGGGATATTGGCGGTTTCAGACTTCCCCTGTGTAATCTCCCCCCTCATCAACAAAAAGAAGTAGAAGAAGTTTTAAATAATTTAGAATTAATTTAA
- a CDS encoding ribonuclease J, with amino-acid sequence MKDKKVYTIKGRRTRKTITTENIAPTPAEKSNSNNQPHVKIVPLGGLHEIGKNTCIYEYEDEMILVDAGIGFPTDGMHGINVVLPDMTYLKENNHKIKAMIATHGHEDHIGGIPYHLKQVDFPLIYGPRLAMSLLSDKLEEAGLLEKTKIHTVSPREVVKIGKHFRVEFIRNTHSIADSFTLAIHTPIGVLIHTGDYKVDHTPVDGEYFDFHRLAQLGEEGVLCLLSDSTNSEVPGFTPSEMSVYPGLDRAFTQAQGRLMVTTFATSVHRINIILALAMKHNRKVGVVGRSMLNVIAHARKLGYIKCPDHIFVPLRTLRSLPDDQILILCTGSQGEKFAAMTRISRGEHPHIKVREGDTIVFSANPIPGNTIAVVNTIDRLMIQGANVIYGKQAGVHVSGHGCQEDQKLMLALTKPKFFVPVHGEHRMLVKHSETAQSVGVPKENIVIIDNGDSIDLTVDSIAKGEKVPSGIQLVDTAGVVHEHVMEERQQLAEDGVITIAAVIDSKGNLLVEPQVNLRGVVCTMEVPSLERLITRTVDRTISDRIKSNLLLSEGDNINWNSIRIEVETNLSRVIQREINSEPLVIFILQVQEGITNNNGQINNESLSDSDDNDEGDGKFTRRRRKATANV; translated from the coding sequence ATGAAAGACAAAAAAGTATATACCATTAAAGGCAGACGCACCAGAAAAACCATAACCACAGAAAACATTGCTCCTACCCCTGCGGAAAAAAGCAATTCTAATAATCAACCCCATGTAAAAATTGTTCCTTTAGGGGGATTACACGAAATCGGAAAAAATACCTGTATCTATGAATATGAAGATGAGATGATTTTAGTGGATGCGGGTATCGGTTTTCCTACGGATGGAATGCACGGTATTAACGTGGTTTTACCTGATATGACTTATTTAAAGGAAAATAACCACAAAATTAAGGCAATGATTGCCACTCACGGACACGAAGATCATATCGGTGGTATCCCCTACCATTTAAAACAGGTGGATTTTCCCTTGATTTATGGTCCTCGTCTAGCCATGTCTTTACTTTCTGATAAATTAGAAGAGGCTGGACTTTTAGAAAAAACCAAGATTCATACTGTTTCCCCTAGAGAAGTAGTTAAAATTGGTAAACATTTTCGAGTGGAATTTATCCGCAATACCCACTCCATCGCTGATAGTTTCACCTTGGCAATTCATACCCCTATTGGGGTTTTAATCCACACAGGAGATTATAAAGTAGATCATACCCCCGTTGACGGAGAATATTTCGATTTTCACCGTTTAGCCCAATTAGGAGAAGAGGGAGTATTATGCTTACTGAGTGACTCTACTAACTCCGAAGTACCCGGATTCACCCCCTCAGAAATGTCGGTTTATCCCGGTTTAGATCGAGCCTTCACTCAAGCTCAAGGGCGTTTAATGGTGACAACCTTTGCCACTTCCGTTCATCGTATCAATATCATCCTTGCTTTAGCTATGAAGCATAACCGTAAAGTAGGAGTAGTGGGGCGATCGATGCTGAATGTGATTGCCCACGCCCGTAAATTAGGTTACATCAAATGTCCAGATCATATATTTGTACCTTTAAGAACTTTACGCTCTTTACCCGATGACCAAATATTAATATTATGTACAGGGTCTCAAGGGGAAAAATTTGCGGCGATGACTCGTATTTCACGGGGAGAACATCCCCATATTAAAGTAAGAGAAGGAGATACGATCGTCTTTTCTGCTAATCCTATTCCCGGTAACACCATTGCCGTAGTAAATACAATTGACCGCCTTATGATTCAAGGGGCAAACGTTATTTATGGTAAACAAGCAGGAGTACACGTTTCAGGTCATGGTTGTCAAGAAGATCAAAAATTGATGTTAGCTCTAACCAAGCCGAAGTTTTTTGTGCCTGTCCACGGTGAACATAGAATGTTAGTAAAACACTCAGAAACCGCTCAAAGTGTAGGAGTGCCTAAAGAAAACATTGTCATCATCGATAACGGTGATAGCATCGATCTAACGGTAGATAGCATTGCTAAAGGAGAAAAAGTACCTTCAGGTATTCAATTAGTCGATACTGCTGGGGTTGTTCATGAACACGTAATGGAAGAAAGACAACAATTAGCTGAAGATGGTGTTATTACTATTGCCGCAGTGATTGACTCTAAAGGTAATTTATTAGTAGAGCCTCAAGTTAATTTACGGGGGGTTGTCTGCACGATGGAAGTACCCAGTTTAGAAAGGTTGATTACTAGAACAGTGGATCGTACAATAAGCGATCGCATCAAAAGTAACTTACTCCTAAGTGAAGGAGACAATATCAACTGGAATAGTATTCGCATTGAAGTCGAAACTAACCTCAGCCGTGTCATTCAAAGAGAAATCAATAGCGAACCATTGGTCATTTTTATCTTACAAGTCCAAGAAGGGATAACTAATAACAACGGACAAATAAACAATGAATCTCTTTCTGATAGTGATGATAATGACGAAGGAGACGGTAAATTTACTCGCCGTCGTCGCAAAGCTACTGCTAATGTCTAG
- a CDS encoding ABC transporter permease has product MIARSFSRKKNTFKQLSNVLLMVGIIITLTFIFFAFSAPLLENIGIIQDPLESLSNPINQPPNSKYWFGTTGQGYDVFSRTIFGSQAALKVVITATFLSLIIGVPLGLISGYFGGKIDKILLFLMDTIYTLPGLLLSVTLAFVVGRGVINAALALSISYIPQYYRVVRNHTTSVKTELFIEAAQAMGASPTRIIYKYLFFNVVQSIPVLFTLNAADAILILGGLGFLGLGLPEDVPEWGHDLKLALDGLPTGIWWNALFPGLAMATMVTGLSLLGEGLSERLNPLHRS; this is encoded by the coding sequence ATGATTGCTCGTAGTTTTTCAAGAAAAAAAAATACTTTTAAACAGTTATCAAATGTTTTGCTGATGGTGGGTATTATTATCACTTTAACCTTTATATTTTTTGCTTTTTCTGCTCCTTTATTAGAAAATATAGGCATTATTCAAGACCCCTTAGAATCTCTTAGTAATCCCATTAACCAACCTCCTAATAGTAAATACTGGTTTGGTACAACAGGACAGGGTTATGATGTTTTTTCCCGAACTATTTTTGGCTCACAAGCGGCTTTAAAAGTTGTTATTACTGCTACGTTTTTAAGTTTAATTATCGGTGTTCCATTAGGTTTAATTAGTGGTTATTTTGGAGGAAAAATTGACAAAATTTTACTCTTTTTAATGGATACTATTTATACCTTACCGGGGTTATTATTGTCAGTTACTTTAGCTTTTGTGGTTGGTAGGGGAGTAATAAATGCCGCCCTTGCCTTATCTATATCTTATATTCCTCAATATTATCGAGTAGTCAGAAATCATACTACTAGCGTTAAAACAGAATTATTCATCGAAGCCGCCCAAGCTATGGGGGCATCTCCCACTCGTATTATTTATAAATATCTCTTTTTTAATGTAGTGCAAAGCATACCTGTTTTATTTACCCTTAACGCCGCCGATGCCATTTTAATTTTAGGAGGCTTAGGATTTTTAGGTTTAGGTTTACCTGAAGATGTCCCAGAATGGGGTCATGATTTAAAATTAGCATTAGACGGTTTACCCACTGGTATTTGGTGGAATGCCTTATTCCCCGGCTTGGCAATGGCAACTATGGTAACGGGTTTATCTTTATTAGGAGAGGGATTAAGTGAGCGTTTAAATCCTCTTCATCGCAGTTAA